The Salvia miltiorrhiza cultivar Shanhuang (shh) chromosome 1, IMPLAD_Smil_shh, whole genome shotgun sequence genome has a window encoding:
- the LOC130988478 gene encoding pollen receptor-like kinase 1, whose amino-acid sequence MAKRRKRRAHISGGSRGGRKQKRGWALISSTQISHFFLLPFYPTVTVAGRTSCRGPRASPKCAHHNHRRSYAITMARASPSTSHAFLLIAFLLLLHLASAQPEADALLKFKASITNNALALSNWTAPAPPCTDSAANWNGLLCENGTVGGLQLQSMGLEGTIDVDALAQLPNLKVLSFAGNSFAGPLPNLAALPNVRVVSLSNNKMSGAIPANAFLGMVALAQLDLDNNEFSGEIPASLAGLPALQELMLQNNRFEGGLPQFRQGQLKNFSVANNALSGEIPPGLSHLEVSAFLGNKDLCGTPLLLCANHPLRLSIGTIIMMSLVVAAALAALVAVILILCRRRAPPQDGAEAAAPAVLSAVVVESGAALDRMESGQQRSAPSSPAAGGAHQRRKSEGNVRITFLKEDCDVFDMTDLLKASAEILGSGVFGSTYKAALTERQIVVVKRYRHMGNVSKQDFSEHMRRLGRLSHPNVVPLVAFYYRREEKLLVYDYINKTSLAALLHGNRSRPGRRIPDWPTRLSISKGVARGLLYLHTELPSLTAAHGHLKSSNVILHPDNTPSLTDYGLVPIVNQEHAEQHMISYKSPEYKHTRRITKKTDVWSLGILILEILTARFPADFLKPRKDAPDADAAAAAWVESLAADEAAGVDVFDADMARDADCQGETMKLLRIGFACCRAEVEERPDIKEAAQQIEEVRERDTV is encoded by the exons ATGGCGAAGCGCAGGAAAAGGCGGGCACATATATCGGGAGGAAGTAGAGGAGGCAGAAAACAAAAGAGGGGTTGGGCACTCATTTCTTCCACACAAATTTCTCATTTCTTTCTCCTTCCCTTCTACCCAACCGTCACTGTCGCCGGCAGGACCTCCTGCCGAGGGCCGCGCGCCTCCCCAAAGTGCGCGCACCACAACCACCGCCGCTCCTACGCCATTACAATGGCTAGGGCTTCCCCATCAACCTCGCATGCATTCCTCCTCATCGCTTTCCTTCTCCTCCTCCATCTCGCCTCCGCCCAGCCGGAGGCCGACGCTCTCCTCAAATTCAAGGCCTCCATCACCAACAACGCCCTCGCCCTTTCCAACTGGACCGCCCCCGCCCCCCCATGCACAGACTCCGCCGCCAATTGGAACGGCCTTCTGTGCGAGAACGGAACCGTCGGCGGCCTCCAGCTCCAGAGCATGGGCTTGGAGGGTACCATCGACGTCGATGCCCTCGCGCAGCTACCTAATTTGAAAGTCCTCAGCTTCGCCGGCAACAGTTTCGCCGGTCCTCTGCCTAATCTGGCCGCGCTCCCCAACGTCAGAGTTGTTTCGCTTTCCAATAATAAGATGTCCGGCGCGATTCCGGCGAACGCGTTCCTGGGAATGGTGGCGTTGGCGCAGCTTGATTTGGATAACAACGAGTTCTCCGGCGAGATTCCGGCTTCTCTGGCCGGTCTGCCGGCGCTGCAGGAGCTTATGCTGCAGAACAATAGGTTCGAAGGCGGATTACCGCAGTTTCGACAAGGTCAACTAAAGAACTTCAGCGTCGCCAACAACGCCCTCTCCGGCGAGATCCCTCCCGGCCTCAGCCATTTGGAAGTTTCTGCATTTTTAG GCAACAAAGATTTATGCGGAACCCCACTGTTGCTGTGCGCGAATCACCCGCTGCGCCTGTCTATTGGAACAATAATAATGATGTCACTCGTGGTCGCGGCGGCGCTGGCAGCGCTGGTAGCGGTAATACTGATCCTCTGCCGGCGCCGCGCACCCCCGCAGGATGGCGCGGAGGCAGCGGCCCCCGCCGTGCTCTCCGCCGTTGTAGTGGAGAGCGGGGCGGCCCTGGACAGAATGGAGAGCGGGCAGCAGCGGTCGGCTCCGTCGTCCCCGGCGGCGGGAGGCGCGCACCAGCGGCGGAAGTCGGAGGGCAACGTGCGGATCACGTTCCTGAAGGAAGACTGTGATGTATTCGACATGACGGACTTGCTGAAGGCGTCGGCGGAGATCCTGGGCAGCGGCGTGTTCGGGTCGACGTACAAGGCCGCGCTGACGGAGCGGCAGATCGTGGTGGTGAAGCGGTACCGGCACATGGGCAACGTGAGCAAGCAGGACTTCAGCGAGCACATGCGGCGGCTGGGGCGCCTCAGCCACCCCAACGTGGTCCCACTGGTGGCCTTCTACTACCGGCGCGAGGAGAAGCTCCTCGTCTACGACTACATCAACAAGACCAGCCTGGCCGCCCTCCTCCACGGCAACAGGTCGCGCCCCGGCCGCCGCATCCCCGACTGGCCCACGCGCCTCAGCATCAGCAAGGGGGTCGCCAGAGGCCTCCTCTACCTCCACACCGAGCTCCCCAGCCTCACCGCCGCCCACGGCCACCTCAAATCGTCCAACGTCATCCTCCACCCCGACAACACGCCGTCGCTCACCGACTACGGCCTCGTCCCCATCGTCAACCAGGAGCACGCCGAGCAGCACATGATCTCCTACAAGTCGCCCGAGTACAAGCACACGCGCCGGATCACCAAGAAGACCGACGTCTGGAGCCTCGGCATCCTCATCCTCGAGATCCTCACCGCCCGCTTCCCCGCCGACTTCCTCAAGCCCAGGAAGGACGCCCCCGACGCCgacgccgctgccgccgcctgGGTCGAGTCCCTCGCCGCCGACGAGGCCGCCGGCGTCGACGTGTTCGACGCCGACATGGCCAGGGACGCCGACTGCCAGGGGGAGACGATGAAGCTCTTGAGGATCGGCTTTGCTTGCTGCAGGGCGGAGGTGGAGGAGAGGCCCGACATTAAAGAGGCGGCGCAGCAGATTGAGGAGGTGAGGGAGAGAGATACAGTTTGA
- the LOC130988486 gene encoding U-box domain-containing protein 52-like: protein MTSQRGNGEKKQETIAVAIDKDKGSQAALKWAVDHLLGRGKSVTLLHVKLKNSFPLGARMGFPDNDNAKELFLPFRCFCTRKDIQVHEVILEDSDVAKAVCEYVKNNSIETLVIGSSPKNGFVRFKTVDIPGSVNKMAPDYCTVYVISKGKVASCRSPSIPAQRERSLHNSGSLHDARYAQLNGGRSSPAAPYAKPSMEETDSIRSPFTRGKANKSYGELSMGESDISFVGSARPSSDRMMSPFDQDAFMAARLSSSSDPESRMSFGSPFSNARSSDATNSFGVYSSSSSSQDSGNFSWSGGSQSLDDVEAEMRRLKQELKQTMDMYSTACKEALTAKQKALELHRWKVEEQQRLEEARQAEEAALAIAEMEKEKCRAAIEKAEAAQRIAELEAQKRINAEMKALKEAEEKKKVLDKLAQSDVRYRKYTIEEIESATEYFAESRKIGEGGYGPVYKSCLDHTQVAIKVLRPDAAQGRSQFQQEVEVLSCIRHPNMVLLLGACPEYGCLVYEYMANGSLDDRLFRRGNTPVLPWQLRFRIAAEIATGLLFLHQAKPEPLVHRDLKPGNILLDRNFVSKISDVGLARLVPPSVADSVTQYRMTSAAGTFCYIDPEYQQTGMLGIKSDIYSLGVMLLQIVTAKSPMGLAHHVEKSIERGTFAEMLDPEVHDWPIEEAISFAKLALKCTELRRKDRPDLGTVVLPELNRLRMLAEESMPSYH from the exons atgacAAGCCAAAGAGGGAATGGAGAGAAGAAGCAAGAGACGATTGCAGTAGCCATAGACAAGGACAAAGGGAGCCAAGCTGCATTGAAATGGGCTGTCGATCATCTCTTGGGCAGAGGCAAAAGTGTTACCCTTCTTCATGTCAAACTCAAGAACTCTTTTCCac TGGGAGCTCGAATGGGTTTCCCTGACAACGACAACGCCAAAGAACTCTTCCTCCCCTTCCGCTGCTTCTGCACCCGCAAAGAT ATTCAAGTGCATGAAGTGATTCTAGAAGATTCAGACGTAGCAAAGGCCGTGTGTGAGTACGTCAAGAACAACTCCATCGAGACGCTGGTCATAGGTTCCTCACCCAAGAATGGCTTCGTTAG ATTCAAGACTGTTGATATTCCAGGCAGCGTCAACAAAATGGCGCCAGACTACTGCACCGTCTATGTCATCTCCAAAGGGAAGGTCGCATCCTGCAGATCTCCCTCCATTCCCGCTCAAAGAGAGCGTTCGCTGCATAACTCCGGTAGCCTGCACGACGCACGCTACGCGCAGCTCAACGGAGGAAGAA GTAGTCCAGCAGCGCCTTATGCTAAGCCGTCAATGGAGGAAACAGATTCAATCAG GTCGCCCTTCACCAGAGGCAAAGCTAACAAGTCGTATGGAGAGCTTTCAATGGGCGAGAGCGACATATCATTTGTGGGGTCAGCCAGGCCAAGCAGCGATCGCATGATGTCACCATTCGATCAGGATGCCTTCATGGCCGCTCGTCTTTCCAGCAGCTCCGACCCAGAGAGCCGGATGAGTTTTGGATCTCCATTCTCCAATGCTAGATCATCTGATGCAACCAATAGTTTTGGAGTCTACTCATCCAGCTCCAGCTCCCAGGACAGCGGAAACTTTTCGTGGTCGGGTGGTTCCCAAAGCCTG GACGATGTAGAAGCAGAGATGAGAAGACTCAAGCAGGAGCTCAAACAGACAATGGACATGTACAGCACAGCATGCAAGGAAGCACTCACAGCCAAACAGAAA GCACTAGAGCTTCATCGCTGGAAAGTAGAAGAACAACAGAGACTTGAGGAGGCACGACAAGCTGAGGAAGCAGCATTAGCAATTGCAGAGATGGAGAAAGAAAAATGCAGGGCTGCTATCGAGAAAGCAGAAGCAGCTCAGAGAATAGCTGAACTCGAAGCACAAAAAAGAATCAATGCTGAAATGAAGGCACTGAAAGAAgcagaggagaagaagaaagtgCTAGACAAGTTGGCACAAAGTGATGTTAGATATCGCAAGTACACCATTGAGGAGATCGAATCAGCCACAGAGTACTTTGCAGAATCTCGTAAAATTGGGGAAGGTGGATATGGGCCAGTTTACAAGAGCTGCCTAGATCATACACAAGTTGCAATAAAGGTTCTTCGCCCGGATGCAGCCCAGGGAAGATCACAGTTTCAGCAAGAG GTTGAAGTTCTGAGTTGCATTCGACATCCTAACATGGTTCTCCTCCTAGGAGCATGTCCAGAGTACGGGTGCCTTGTCTACGAGTACATGGCTAATGGAAGCTTAGATGATCGCCTATTTAGGCGAGGAAACACCCCAGTGCTCCCTTGGCAACTCAGATTTCGTATAGCTGCAGAAATAGCTACTGGGCTCCTTTTCCTCCATCAGGCAAAGCCAGAACCACTTGTACACAGAGATCTGAAACCAGGCAACATTTTGCTTGACCGCAACTTTGTGAGCAAGATCAGTGATGTTGGATTGGCCAGGCTTGTTCCTCCTTCAGTAGCTGATTCAGTTACACAGTATAGAATGACATCAGCAGCTGGAACATTCTGCTACATCGACCCCGAATACCAACAGACTGGAATGCTTGGCATAAAATCAGACATATACTCACTTGGGGTTATGCTGCTTCAAATTGTAACAGCCAAATCCCCAATGGGATTGGCTCATCACGTCGAGAAGTCTATTGAGAGGGGGACCTTCGCTGAGATGCTTGACCCAGAAGTTCATGACTGGCCTATCGAAGAGGCCATATCTTTCGCCAAGTTAGCACTTAAGTGCACGGAATTGAGAAGGAAAGACAGACCTGATCTTGGAACTGTGGTGTTACCCGAACTCAACAGATTGAGAATGCTTGCTGAAGAATCCATGCCCAGCTATCACTAA
- the LOC130988462 gene encoding uncharacterized protein LOC130988462 isoform X2 — protein sequence MAANRCINCFRKRWEFVKVAKTNDVDAVDGFDKPESESVPAKGRTGRWARATFKILISYNGNSFDGWQKQPGLNTVQGLVESSLGKFVDEKKAQLLKEKKLPLEGCALVAGRTDKGVTALGQVCAFYTWRKDVKALDIEDALKSAAPGKIRVTSVSQVSRDFHPNFSAKWRHYFYIFPINEENVDDEISGCKNDNLNKAICQDEDDEGLGEQNCEDEDDDYGQTQKSGSKPFTFEVSRVNCLLHQLEGKLLSFRMFARDTKASRNIGPPTECFVFHARAAEAYLPCPKDGDRTKVMCVELVANRFLRKMVRVLVATAIREAAAGAEEDGLIKLMDATCRRATAPPAPSDGLCLVDVGYKEFDKKTCLIP from the exons ATGGCCGCCAATCGTTGCATCAATTGTTTCCGGAAGAGGTGGGAATTTGTTAAAGTTGCAAAG ACGAATGATGTAGATGCTGTCGATGGTTTTGACAAACCTGAATCAGAAAGTGTTCCGGCTAAGGGTAGAACCGGGAGATGGGCGAGGGCCACATTCAAAATACTTATCTCCTACAATGGAAATTCTTTTGATGGGTGGCAGAAACAGCCTGGTCTAAACACAGTTCAAGG ATTGGTTGAAAGTTCTCTTGGGAAATTTGTTGATGAAAAGAAAGCTCAGCTGTTGAAGGAAAAGAAATTGCCATTAGAAGGTTGTGCCCTCGTTGCCGGGCGAACAGATAAAGGGGTGACAGCTCTAGGACAAGTTTGTGCTTTCT ATACATGGAGAAAAGATGTTAAAGCTCTAGACATTGAGGATGCGCTAAAGTCTGCAGCACCAGGGAAGATAAGGGTCACTTCTGTTTCTCAG GTCTCTCGTGATTTTCATCCTAATTTCTCTGCAAAATGGAGGCACTATTTCTATATATTTCCTATTAATGAAGAAAATGTGGATGATGAAATCAGTGGATGTAAGAATGATAATTTGAATAAAGCTATTTGccaagatgaagatgatgaaggcTTGGGTGAGCAAAATtgtgaagatgaagatgatgattaTGGTCAGACGCAAAAATCAGGAAGCAAACCATTCACTTTTGAAGTAAGCCGTGTGAACTGTCTACTACATCAACTGGAAGGAAAGTTACTTTCCTTCAGGATGTTTGCACGAGATACTAAGGCCTCTAGAAACAT TGGTCCACCAACAGAGTGCTTTGTCTTCCATGCACGAGCTGCAGAGGCCTATTTACCCTGTCCTAAG GATGGAGACAGAACCAAGGTAATGTGTGTTGAGTTGGTCGCTAATCGCTTCTTGCGAAAG ATGGTTCGAGTTCTTGTAGCAACAGCAATTAGGGAAGCAGCTGCTGGTGCAGAAGAAGACGGATTGATAAAGCTAATGGACGCCACCTGCAGGCGCGCCACTGCTCCGCCTGCACCTTCAGATGGCCTTTGCCTTGTTGATGTAGGCTATAAAGAATTTGACAAGAAAACTTGCTTAATCCCTTGA
- the LOC130988462 gene encoding uncharacterized protein LOC130988462 isoform X1, producing the protein MIKQPGTTAVMRLRNLMESPAPPPPRDYVQYQHTDARSLYRWTARESYEFMYARPWHKINDFYLDVVNGRQSLHQLFPEETNDVDAVDGFDKPESESVPAKGRTGRWARATFKILISYNGNSFDGWQKQPGLNTVQGLVESSLGKFVDEKKAQLLKEKKLPLEGCALVAGRTDKGVTALGQVCAFYTWRKDVKALDIEDALKSAAPGKIRVTSVSQVSRDFHPNFSAKWRHYFYIFPINEENVDDEISGCKNDNLNKAICQDEDDEGLGEQNCEDEDDDYGQTQKSGSKPFTFEVSRVNCLLHQLEGKLLSFRMFARDTKASRNIGPPTECFVFHARAAEAYLPCPKDGDRTKVMCVELVANRFLRKMVRVLVATAIREAAAGAEEDGLIKLMDATCRRATAPPAPSDGLCLVDVGYKEFDKKTCLIP; encoded by the exons ATGATAAAGCAGCCGGGGACAACGGCGGTTATGCGGCTGAGAAACCTGATGGAGAGCCCCGCACCACCGCCTCCGAGGGATTACGTTCAGTACCAACATACTGACGCCCGCAGTCTCTACAGATGGACTGCAAG GGAAAGCTACGAGTTCATGTACGCAAGACCGTGGCATAagattaatgatttttatttagatGTGGTGAATGGCCGCCAATCGTTGCATCAATTGTTTCCGGAAGAG ACGAATGATGTAGATGCTGTCGATGGTTTTGACAAACCTGAATCAGAAAGTGTTCCGGCTAAGGGTAGAACCGGGAGATGGGCGAGGGCCACATTCAAAATACTTATCTCCTACAATGGAAATTCTTTTGATGGGTGGCAGAAACAGCCTGGTCTAAACACAGTTCAAGG ATTGGTTGAAAGTTCTCTTGGGAAATTTGTTGATGAAAAGAAAGCTCAGCTGTTGAAGGAAAAGAAATTGCCATTAGAAGGTTGTGCCCTCGTTGCCGGGCGAACAGATAAAGGGGTGACAGCTCTAGGACAAGTTTGTGCTTTCT ATACATGGAGAAAAGATGTTAAAGCTCTAGACATTGAGGATGCGCTAAAGTCTGCAGCACCAGGGAAGATAAGGGTCACTTCTGTTTCTCAG GTCTCTCGTGATTTTCATCCTAATTTCTCTGCAAAATGGAGGCACTATTTCTATATATTTCCTATTAATGAAGAAAATGTGGATGATGAAATCAGTGGATGTAAGAATGATAATTTGAATAAAGCTATTTGccaagatgaagatgatgaaggcTTGGGTGAGCAAAATtgtgaagatgaagatgatgattaTGGTCAGACGCAAAAATCAGGAAGCAAACCATTCACTTTTGAAGTAAGCCGTGTGAACTGTCTACTACATCAACTGGAAGGAAAGTTACTTTCCTTCAGGATGTTTGCACGAGATACTAAGGCCTCTAGAAACAT TGGTCCACCAACAGAGTGCTTTGTCTTCCATGCACGAGCTGCAGAGGCCTATTTACCCTGTCCTAAG GATGGAGACAGAACCAAGGTAATGTGTGTTGAGTTGGTCGCTAATCGCTTCTTGCGAAAG ATGGTTCGAGTTCTTGTAGCAACAGCAATTAGGGAAGCAGCTGCTGGTGCAGAAGAAGACGGATTGATAAAGCTAATGGACGCCACCTGCAGGCGCGCCACTGCTCCGCCTGCACCTTCAGATGGCCTTTGCCTTGTTGATGTAGGCTATAAAGAATTTGACAAGAAAACTTGCTTAATCCCTTGA